Genomic DNA from Pseudomonas fluorescens:
GTTAGACAAAGGACCGTTGATAGCGGCCCTGCAAAAATATGATTTTTTTTGTTTGTTCCCGATCAACCCCGCCACCTTAGCCAAGCAGCGTAAGGCCTTCGTTCCCAGCGGTGCGAAGGACGATCCGAGCGATGCCCAGTGGGCACTTGAGCTATTGCTCAAGCATCCCGACAGATTTCCCCAGCAGGAGAAACAAAGTCCTGCCATACGTTCTCTGGCTAGCTTGACTGAACATCGGAGAACCTTGGTTGATGAGCGGGTAAGAATCAGTAATCGGTTGGTTTGCATGCTCAAGCAGTACTATCCGTTGGCGCTGGAGTTGTTCCACGATCATGACACACAGGTGTTCTGTGATTTCCTGGAGCGCTGGTCGACGTTGGAAACACTTAAACGTGCTCGGCCTACAAGCGTTTTGAAGTTTCTTAACGCGCATAATGTTCGCCATGCAGAACTCAATCAGCAGCGTCTGGCCTTGATCCTCAAGGCCACGCCGCTGACAGAGGATCCGGGGATTGTTAACCCTTCAGCGCTGTATGTGCGGACCCTGGCATCGCAACTGAGTGGGATGCTGGTGGCGATCAAGCAGTTTGATGCGGCGATCGAAGAAACGGCCAATACCCTGGCCGATTACAGCCTCTTCAAATCCTTGCCTGGAGCCGGGCAACAGCTTGCACCACGGCTAATGGTAGCTTTTGGTGAGCAACGTGATCGCTTCAAGGATGCTGGTGCTATGCAGCGATATGCCGGGATCGCTCCGGTTACCGAGCGCAGTGGCAAGAAGAAAATCGTTCGCTGGCGCTATCAATGTTCAACCTTTTTGCGCCAGACATTTGTCGAGTGGGCTGCCCACAGCATCAATCAATCGGTATGGGCAGGGGCGTACTATCGCCAACAGAAGGCCAAAGGCTGCTCTCATCAAGCAGCCCTGAGGGCACTGGCTTTTAAATGGATCAGGATCGTTTATCGGTGCTGGAATGCTGGATCCCAGTATGACGAGAGCGTCTATTTACAAGCCTTGGCCCGCCACGACTCGCCTTTGATAAGAGCACCGGAGGCAACGAAAGCATGTTGACGGAAGAGCTCAGGGCGTGAAGCAGGCCCATACGGTTTGAGGCCTGGCGTCTGCTTCGCAGCCGAGCGGGGATAAATCCCCTCGCCACAGTCTGCACGGTTCTTCTGAGCGTTTCGCATGGCATACTCCCCACCTTCGTATTCCGGACCCGGGCCGTATGACTTTCGACTCCCCCTTGAGTGCCTGGCAGCATGCCATCGAACACCACGGCTTCGTCCAGGACGAGGCCCAGGAACTGGCCATCATGACACTGGAGCAATGCCACAAGGCGTTGCACGAAGGTCGCAAGGCGATCAAGGGCGTTTATCTCTGGGGCCCGGTGGGACGTGGCAAGACCTGGCTGATGGACCGCTTTTATGAAAGCCTCAGGGTGCCGGCCCGTCGACAACACTTCCACCATTTCATGGCGTGGGTGCATCAGCGTTCGTTCCAGCTCACAGGCACGCCGGATCCTTTGCAGGCCCTGGCTCGGGAGTTGAGCGCTGAAGTACGGGTGCTGTGTTTCGACGAACTGTTCGTCAACGACATTGGCGATGCAATCATCCTCGGGCGCCTGTTCCAGGTGATGTTCGAGTTGGGGATGGTCATGGTCAGTACCTCCAACCTGCCGCCGGAGGAGCTCTATGCCAACGGCCACAACCGTGAGCGTTTCCTGCCGACCATCACCGCGATCAATCGATATATGCAGGTCGTGCCGGTGAACGGCTGGCAAGACCATCGCCAGCACCCTGGCCAATTACAGCAGCGTTATTGGCTGCGCGATCCCGGGCAACCTGATCCGTTGGGTGACGTCTTCAACCAGTTGACCAGCGGGCAAGCGTCGAGCAGTGCGCCGATCAAGGTCGGTCATCGCCTGCTTGAACCGGTCCAGGCCAGCGACAGCGTGCTCTGGAGCCGTTACCCCGACCTGTGCGAGCAACCGTTCTCGGCGCTGGATTTCATGGCGCTGTGCGACCGCTTCAGCGTCATCCTGCTCAGTGATGTTCCGTGCCTGAGCGCCGAACAGCGCGAAGGGCGCATTGCCCGTGGCACCGAGGACGGCGTTGAACGGGTCGTGGCCGGTGATCGCGAATTGCCGCAGTTGTCGATCCATGACGATGGCGTACGGCGCTTCATCGCCCTGGTCGACGAATGTTATGACCGCAAGGTGCCGTTGTGCCTTTCGGCCCAGGTGCCGATGGATGAGTTGTATACCGAGGGCTATCTGCAATTCCCGTTTCGCCGTACCCTCAGCCGCCTCCAGGAAATGCAAATGCAACGTTTTGGTCAGCAAGCCTGACCTGTATCCCGGCGACGGCTTCGAGCCAGCGGCACTAACGAAGTGAGATGGAAGATCATGGAAGAAGCCAAGGACATCCTTGTACTGCAAGCCAGCTACACCAACCCGGTCCACGCAGAAGCGATCTGTCATGTGCTCAATGGCTATGCGCAGGACCCGATGGGCGGGGGGCATCCCTTGCCGGCCGAGGTGCTGCTGCACCTGCCCGAGGAACTGGCCAAGCGCCCTCATGCCTTCAGCGTGTTGGCTTTCGTCAACGGCGAACCGGCGGGGCTGGTCAATTGTTTCGAGGGTTTTTCAACCTTTGCCTGCCGGCCACTGGTGAACATCCACGACATGGCGGTGATGCCGGAGTTTCGCGGCCTCGGGTTGAGCCAGAAGATGTTGCAGAAGGTTGAGGGCATCGCCCGCCAGCGTGGTTGCTGCAAGATTACCCTGGAAGTGCTGGAGGGCAATGCCGTGGCCCAGGCCAGCTATGCCAAGTTCGGCTTTGCCGCCGGCATGTTCGACCCGGCCCACGGGCCTATGGAGTTCTGGATCAAGCCCCTGTAAAAGCGGGCTTTTGATGGGTTTCGGTTATTTCTGCACGACTGCGGTCGTCGGTGCCTTGGGCTGCATCAGGCTGAAGTCGATCAGGGCCTTGCGTGGGGTTTGATAGGGGTCGCCGATCAGCAGCGGCCGGGCCTTGAAGTCATCGCTGACCAGGCTCTTGCTGCGGTCCAGCTCGTCAAAACTCAAGCCTGCCAGGTCTGCCCAGGTGTGAATCAGGTGCGAGCTGCTGTAGGGACGCGACAGGTCGCCGGCAAAGTTCCAGTCATGGCTTTCGCGCCACTTGGGCGAGGCCCAGGCCATGAAGGGGATGGTGTACATCGGCGCGGTCGGCTTGCCTTCGTTACGGCCCAGTGTGTCGTGGCCGGCGGAGTCGAACACGTCTTCACCATGGTCAGACAGGTACAGCAGGAAGCCGTTGGGGTCGGTCTTGGCGTAGTCCTTGATCAGGCTGGACACGACGAAGTCGTTGTACAGCACCGCGTTATCGTAGCTGTTGTAGGTCGGGACCTGATCATCACGCACGCCCGCCGGTACGCCTTGGCGGTCGGTGAACTTGTTGAAGGTCGGCGGATACCGGTACTGGTAGCTCATATGGGTGCCGAGCAGATGCACCACGATCAGCTTGCGCGGGGCGCTGTCGGCCAGGGCTTTGTTGAACGGCTCGATCACATCGCCATCGTACTGCGCGGCATTCTGATTGCGGTTGTTGTTCAGGTACACCTGCTCGTCGGCCTGCTGGGAAAACGTCGTGAGCATGGTGTTGCGCTTGGTCATGGTCTGCTGGTTGGTGATCCAGAAGGTCTTGTAGCCGGCCTGTTTCATCATGCTCACCAGCGACGGGGTGCTCAGGTACAGGTCCGGGTTCTGTTCGTCGGCGAACGTCAGCACCTGCTGCAGCGCTTCGATGGTGTAGGGGCGTGGGGTGATGACGTTATCGAACACCGACAGCTGGTCCTTGAGCTTGTCCAGCTCAGGCGTGGTTTCGCGCGGGTAACCGTAGAGGCTCATGCGCTGGCGGTTGGTGGATTCACCGATCACCAGCACCAGAGTGGCCGGTTGGTCGGCCATGGCGTCCTTGAGGTTGCGCAGTGGCGCGATCTTGCTGGCGCTGTGGAGCATGCCTTGCATGTTCTCCAACTGTTCACCGTAGCGACGATAGGCCACCAGCATCTGCCACGGGACGGCCGGCTCGATGCGATTCTCGAATTTCTCCAAGCCACCGGCGAAACTGCCGGTGCGCAGGGTTTGCTTGACCAGCGGATAACCGGCCACGGCGAGCACGATGACGGCTGCGGCGACCATGGCCTGGCCCCGGGGCAGGTACACCGGGCGCAGGCGAGTCCAGAGCCAATAGCCGACGGCGGTGTGGGCCAGGAACGCCGCCACCATCCACCAGGCAAAATACTGTGTCAGGTATTCGCCGGCTTCAGACACGTTCGATTCGAACATGATGAAGATGACGCTCTGGGAAAACTCTTGCTGGTAAATGAAGAAGTAGCCCAGGCTGGCCATGGAGCAGGCCCACAGCACCACGCCGATCAAGGCGGCGAGCACGCGCGTGCGGGCGGGGAAGAGCAGCAGGGGCGCCAACCACACCGCGCTCATCACGAACGCTTGGCGAAAGCCGGTGAAGCCGGAGGTGTCGCTCAACAGAATGAGCAGTTGGGTGATGCCAGAGAAGTACCAGAAGAACAGAAACAGCCAGCCAAGCCCGGCCCAGTCGAAACCTTTCGCAGTCGTTTTGCTGCGTTTGAACAAACTCATCAAGCGCTCCAGCCTTTGTCGACGAAGCTGTCGGCACCGGATTGGTGACCGCAGGCATGCGCCGAACAACCTTAAAGGCGGGAAGTATTACGAGTCGGTTGTGAAAACTTTGTGAGTTTTTCGGATACAAAACGCACGTGAGGTGCGAATGCACCTGTGGCAAGGGGATTTGTCTCTAGGGGCGGGACCTGTGGGAGCAAGGCTTGCCCGCGATAGCCGCGCCGCGGTCGTACCGCTGAACCGCGTTATCGTTCATCGCGGGCAAGCCTTGCTCCCACAGATAGAATTCTCGCCGCAAGTGGGCACGGCA
This window encodes:
- a CDS encoding IS110 family transposase — translated: MQTLLSQKFTAYIGIDWADTKHDVCLQVAGQAQRCFSVIRHNPEAIDQWAHALYQRYGGPIAIAVELDKGPLIAALQKYDFFCLFPINPATLAKQRKAFVPSGAKDDPSDAQWALELLLKHPDRFPQQEKQSPAIRSLASLTEHRRTLVDERVRISNRLVCMLKQYYPLALELFHDHDTQVFCDFLERWSTLETLKRARPTSVLKFLNAHNVRHAELNQQRLALILKATPLTEDPGIVNPSALYVRTLASQLSGMLVAIKQFDAAIEETANTLADYSLFKSLPGAGQQLAPRLMVAFGEQRDRFKDAGAMQRYAGIAPVTERSGKKKIVRWRYQCSTFLRQTFVEWAAHSINQSVWAGAYYRQQKAKGCSHQAALRALAFKWIRIVYRCWNAGSQYDESVYLQALARHDSPLIRAPEATKAC
- the zapE gene encoding cell division protein ZapE: MTFDSPLSAWQHAIEHHGFVQDEAQELAIMTLEQCHKALHEGRKAIKGVYLWGPVGRGKTWLMDRFYESLRVPARRQHFHHFMAWVHQRSFQLTGTPDPLQALARELSAEVRVLCFDELFVNDIGDAIILGRLFQVMFELGMVMVSTSNLPPEELYANGHNRERFLPTITAINRYMQVVPVNGWQDHRQHPGQLQQRYWLRDPGQPDPLGDVFNQLTSGQASSSAPIKVGHRLLEPVQASDSVLWSRYPDLCEQPFSALDFMALCDRFSVILLSDVPCLSAEQREGRIARGTEDGVERVVAGDRELPQLSIHDDGVRRFIALVDECYDRKVPLCLSAQVPMDELYTEGYLQFPFRRTLSRLQEMQMQRFGQQA
- a CDS encoding GNAT family N-acetyltransferase, producing MEEAKDILVLQASYTNPVHAEAICHVLNGYAQDPMGGGHPLPAEVLLHLPEELAKRPHAFSVLAFVNGEPAGLVNCFEGFSTFACRPLVNIHDMAVMPEFRGLGLSQKMLQKVEGIARQRGCCKITLEVLEGNAVAQASYAKFGFAAGMFDPAHGPMEFWIKPL
- a CDS encoding phosphoethanolamine transferase CptA; this translates as MSLFKRSKTTAKGFDWAGLGWLFLFFWYFSGITQLLILLSDTSGFTGFRQAFVMSAVWLAPLLLFPARTRVLAALIGVVLWACSMASLGYFFIYQQEFSQSVIFIMFESNVSEAGEYLTQYFAWWMVAAFLAHTAVGYWLWTRLRPVYLPRGQAMVAAAVIVLAVAGYPLVKQTLRTGSFAGGLEKFENRIEPAVPWQMLVAYRRYGEQLENMQGMLHSASKIAPLRNLKDAMADQPATLVLVIGESTNRQRMSLYGYPRETTPELDKLKDQLSVFDNVITPRPYTIEALQQVLTFADEQNPDLYLSTPSLVSMMKQAGYKTFWITNQQTMTKRNTMLTTFSQQADEQVYLNNNRNQNAAQYDGDVIEPFNKALADSAPRKLIVVHLLGTHMSYQYRYPPTFNKFTDRQGVPAGVRDDQVPTYNSYDNAVLYNDFVVSSLIKDYAKTDPNGFLLYLSDHGEDVFDSAGHDTLGRNEGKPTAPMYTIPFMAWASPKWRESHDWNFAGDLSRPYSSSHLIHTWADLAGLSFDELDRSKSLVSDDFKARPLLIGDPYQTPRKALIDFSLMQPKAPTTAVVQK